The segment ACGGCGGCCCACCGAGTTGCAGATGCGCTGCGCGATCTGCAGCAGGTGCGCCTCGTCGCGGAACTGGATCTGCGCCAGTTCCAGCTTGCCCTTGCGCTCGATATAGGTCTGCTCGGGGCCGTTCACCATGATATCCGAGATGTTCGGATCGGCGAGCAGTTCTTCGAGCGGGCCGAGGCCCAGAAGTTCGTCGACCAGCACCTTTTCCAGCGCGAACTGCTCGCGCCGGTTGAGCGTGAATTTCAGTTCGGCGAGCACTTCGCCGATGATCGGGCGGAATTCCTCTGCCAGTTCATCCTTGCTCAGCGTGGCAGCGGCTTCAGGGTCGACGCGTTCGAGCAGGCGCGGCAGCACCTGTTCCTTGATCTTGTGGACCGAGGCTTCGAACCCTTCGGGCTTGGCGTTCGTGGCATGTACCGCGTTCAGGCGCTCATCGAGCCGCGCCATCGCATCGCTATGCGCGGCGCTCGTCGAAATCGCGAGGTCCTCGGGCGGCAGTTCGGCGCTGTCGATTGGCGGGAATTGCGAACCGCCCATCGCTTCGCCATCGTTTTGCGCGGGGCGGAATCCTCCCTGCATCGGCCGTGCCACGCCAAAAGAAGGGCGCCCTGCCGCGCCGCCTGCCATACCACCGCGTTTTCCGAATGCGCTCATCGCTTCGCTGCCATCCTCTTGCCAGCCCCTGGTCGGGCCTCTTGTTGAAGGTGAATAATCTGGAAACTTTGACAATTGCCTAATGCGTGAAACGCGCGCACTCATTGGCAAAGCAGGACGCTGAGGGGAAGGGCCCATGGCATTGAAATATGGCCTGATCCTGTTTTCCACCCCTTTGCTGCTGGCGGCGGACGCGCCGGCTTTGCCCGATTGGCTCTCCGGATGCTGGGAAGCCCGATCGGATGATCGCTGGACGGAAGAGTGCTGGATGTCGCCGCGCGGCGGCATCATGCTGGGCGCAAGCCGTTCCGGCGTCGGCGATACGGCCGATCAGTGGGAAGCGATGCAGATCCATGTCGAGACGGATGCGGGTGCGGGCAACGCCCAACCATTGCCTTCTGGGCATCGCCGCGCGGGCTGAACCGTACGCGCTTTGCCCGAAGCGAGGGTGCAGGAACGGACATCACCTTCCGTAATGTCGACAATGATTACCCCCAGCGTATCCGCTACTGGCGCGAGGGCGATGTGCTCCATGCGGAGATTTCACTGGCCGATGGCAGCAAGCCGATGCGCTGGAAATATCACCGCAAATGAAAAGGGCGGCGCTTTCGCACCGCCCTTCGCAATTTGCTTGTCCGGCAGATCAGGCTGCTTCGGCCTTTTCGGCCAGAACGGTAAGGCCCTTTTCATTGACCTCCGCAAAGCCGCCTTCGATGCGGATCGTTTCGGGAGCGCCGTTCTCGGTCTTGTAGATCGAGAGGGCGCCGTCCTTGATCGTCGACATGAAGGGCGCGTGGCCCGCGAGCACGCCGAATTCACCTTCCGTGCCGGGGACGACCACCATGTGGACGTCCTCGGAGCGGATCAGCCTTTCGGGCGTGACCAGTTCAAAGTGCAGCGCGGCCATGATCAGGCTGCTTCCGCGGCCAGCTTCTGGGCCTTGGCAACGGCTTCTTCGATGCCGCCAACCATGTAGAACGCTGCTTCGGGCAGGTGGTCATATTCACCATCAACCACGGCCTTGAACGATTTGATCGTGTCTTCGATCTGCACGAACTTGCCCGAGATGCCGGTGAAGACTTCTGCGACGTGGAAGGGCTGCGACAGGAAGCGCTGGATCTTGCGAGCGCGCTGCACGGTCAGCTTATCTTCTTCCGAAAGCTCGTCCATGCCGAGGATCGCGATGATGTCCTGAAGCGACTTGTACTTCTGGAGCAGCGACTGAACGGCGCGGGCGGTGTCGTAATGCTCCTGGCCGACGATGCGCGGTTCGAGAACGCGCGAGGTGGAGTCGAGCGGATCGACTGCCGGGTAGATGCCCAGTTCCGAAATCGCGCGGTTAAGCACGGTCGTCGCGTCCAAGTGAGCGAACGAGGTTGCGGGAGCAGGGTCGGTAAGATCGTCTGCGGGAACGTAGACGGCCTGCACCGAGGTGATCGAGCCCTTGTTGGTCGAGGTGATGCGTTCCTGCAGCGCGCCCATGTCGGTCGCCAGCGTCGGCTGATAGCCCACGGCCGAAGGAATACGACCCAGAAGTGCCGACACTTCTGCACCTGCCTGCGTGAAGCGGAAGATGTTGTCGACGAAGAACAGAACGTCCTGGCCTTCCTGGTCGCGGAAATATTCGGCGATCGTCAGACCCGAAAGCGCAACGCGTGCACGCGCGCCCGGCGGTTCGTTCATCTGGCCATAAACCAGTGCAACCTTCGAACCTTCAGAGATCGCGTTGCCGTCGGCGTCCTTGGCGATAACGCCTGCGTCGAGGAACTCGTGGTAAAGGTCGTTACCTTCGCGGGTGCGTTCACCGACGCCCGCGAACACCGACGTACCACCATGGCCCTTGGCGATGTTGTTGATCAGTTCCTGAATAAGAACGGTCTTGCCCACGCCGGCGCCGCCGAACAGACCGATCTTGCCGCCCTTTGCATAGGGGGCGAGAAGGTCGATGACCTTGATGCCGGTGACCAGGATCGAGCTTTCGGTCGACTGTTCGACGAACTCGGGAGCCTTGGCGTGAATGGGGGCGGTGACGGTGGTGCCGATCGGGCCACGTTCGTCGATCGGTTCGCCGACGACGTTCATGATGCGGCCGAGCGTTGCGGGGCCAACCGGAACCGAGATCTGCGCGCCGGTATCGGCGACGGGCTGACCGCGGGTCAGGCCTTCGGTCGAGTCCATCGCGATCGTGCGGACGGTGTTTTCGCCGAGGTGCTGCGCAACCTCGAGAACGAGGCGGTTGCCGTTATTGTCGGTTTCGAGCGCCGACAGAATGGCGGGGAGGTGACCTTCGAAGGTCACGTCGACGACGGCGCCGATGACCTGCGAAATACGGCCGGTCGCGGCCGTGGGTGTCTGGGATTCGGTTGCCATGACGGTTTTCCTTGCCTTGATTTCTTAAAGCGCTTCGGCGCCGGAAATGATTTCGACCAGTTCGGTGGTGATCGCGGCCTGACGCGTCCGGTTATACTGGATGCTAAGGCGGTTGATCATGTCGCCGGCGTTGCGCGTGGCGTTGTCCATCGCGTTCATGCGGCTGCCCTGTTCCGAAGCGGCGTTTTCGAGCAGTGCGCGGAACACCTGAACCGCGACGTTGCGGGGCAGCAGATCCGCCAGGATCGCTTCCTCATCGGGTTCATATTCCACGACGGCTTCGGCGGCATCGGCTTCCACGCCTTCGGGCATGGGAACGGGGATGATCTGCTGGCCGACCGGGACCTGCACCAGCGCCGAGACGAACTTGGCGTAGAACAGGTGTGCCACGTCGAATTCGCCCGCTTCATAGCGTGCGATCACGTCGTCGGCGAGCGCCTGCGCGTTGGCAAAGGCAACATTCTTGATGTAGCCCATTTCATGGTCGTGCACGATCTGCTTCGCGTGGAAGCGCTTGATCACGGCACGGCCCTTCTTGCCGGCGATGTAGAACTTAACGGTCTTGCCCGCAGCGGCCAATTCCTCGGCCTTCTTGCGTGCAGCACGAACGATGTTGGTGTTGAACGCACCCGCAAGGCCGCGTTCCGAGGTGGCGACGATGATCAGGTGCACCTGATCGCTGCCGGTGCCGGCCAGAAGCTTCGGAGACGATGCGCTGATCGTCACCTTGGCCGCAAGGCCCGCCATCACCTTTTCCAGGCGCTCGGCATAGGGGCGTCCGGCAAGCGCCGCTTCCTGCGCGCGGCGCAGCTTTGCGGCGGCGACCATCTTCATCGCCTTGGTGATCTTCTGCGTCGACTTGACCGAGCCGATGCGAAGTTTGAGGGCCTTTAGGCTAGCCATTGTATCCCTTCACTCGTCATTTCGGCGCTTGGCCGAAATCTCTCTATTCTTGTTGAACAAGGGAGATCCCGGCCCGAAGGCCGGGATGACGATTTCCCTTAAGCGAACGTCTTGACGAACTGGTCGAGCGCAGCCTTCAGCTTGCCCTTCACTTCGTCGCCCAGATCCTTGGTGTCGCGGATCGTGTTCAGGACGTCGGCGTGGTTGGCGCGCAGGTCGGCAAGCATCGCGGCTTCGAAGCGGGTAACCGCATCGACCGGGACGTTGTCGAGATAGCCGCTGGTGCCAGCGAAGATCGACGCGGTCTGCTCTTCGAACGGCATCGGGCTGAACTGGCCCTGCTTCAGCAGTTCGGTGAGGCGGGCGCCGCGGTTCAGCAGCTTCTGCGTCGAGGCGTCGAGGTCCGAACCGAACTGTGCGAATGCCGCCATTTCGCGGTACTGCGCCAGTTCGAGCTTGATCGAGCCCGAAACCTTCTTCATCGCCTTGGTCTGTGCCGCCGAACCGACGCGCGAGACCGAAAGGCCGACGTTGATTGCGGGGCGGATGCCGGCGAAGAACAGATCGGTTTCAAGGAAGATCTGGCCGTCGGTGATCGAAATCACGTTGGTCGGAATATACGCCGAAACGTCGCCTGCCTGGGTTTCGATGATCGGCAGTGCGGTCAGCGAGCCATTGCCGTTTTCGTCGTTCATCTTCGCAGCGCGTTCAAGCAGACGGCTGTGGAGATAGAAGACGTCGCCCGGATATGCTTCGCGGCCCGGCGGACGACGGAGGAGGAGCGACATCTGACGGTAGGCCACGGCCTGCTTCGAAAGATCGTCATACACGATCACGGCGTGCATGCCGTTGTCGCGGAAGAATTCACCCATCGTCACGCCGGCATAGGGCGCGAGATACTGAAGCGGAGCGGGTTCCGAAGCGGTAGCCGCAACGACGATCGAATATTCCATCGCGCCGTTTTCTTCGAGCTGACGCACGATCTGCGCGACGGTCGAACGCTTCTGGCCGACTGCGACGTAGATGCAGTAGAGCTTCTTGCTCTCGTCACCACCGGCGTTGATGGTCTTCTGGTTGATGAAGGTGTCGATCGCGACGGCGGTCTTGCCGGTCTGACGGTCACCGATGATCAGTTCGCGCTGGCCGCGGCCGACGGGAACGAGCGCGTCGATCGCCTTGAGGCCGGTCTGCACGGGTTCGTGCACCGACTTGCGCGGGATGATGCCCGGCGCCTTCACTTCAACGCGGCGGCGTTCGGTGTACTCGATCGGGCCCTTGCCATCGATCGGGTTGCCGAGGCCGTCGACAACGCGGCCGAGCAGGCCCTTGCCGACGGGAACGTCGACGATGGTGCCGGTGCGCTTGACGGTGTCGCCTTCGCGGATTTCGGCGTCCGAGCCGAAGATCACGACGCCGACATTGTCGGCTTCGAGGTTGAGGGCCATGCCCTGAATGCCGTTGGCGAACTCGACCATTTCACCGGCCTGGACGTTATCCAGCCCGTGAATGCGGGCGATACCGTCGCCGACCGAGAGCACGGTTCCGATTTCGGAAACCTGGGCTTCAGTGCCGAAATTGGCGATCTGGTCCTTGATGACCTTCGAGATTTCTGCAGCGCGGATATCCATGTTCAGCCTTTCATCGCGTGCGCGAGGGAATTGAGACGGGTCTTGATCGAGCTGTCGATCATCTGCGAGCCGATCTTGACGACGAGGCCGCCCAGAATGGCGGGATCGACGGTCAGATCGACGGTAACGTCGCGGCCGACGCGTGCCTTGAGCTGCTTCTTGAGCTCATCGACCTGCGCGGCGGAAAGCGGATGTGCGGACGTGACCTCGGCCTTGGTCTCGCCGCGATGGTTCGCGGCAAGCGCCTGGAAGGACCGGATCGTGTTGCTCACTTCGCCAAGACGGCGATTGGAGGCAAGAACGCCCAGATATTTGGTGGTGAGCTGATCGAGCCCGAGCGACTTGGCCACTGCCTCGATCGCCTTGCCTGACTCGGTCCGCGACAGAAGCGGGCTCTTGGTCAGTTGGCGAAGCTCGGCCGATTCGGCCAGAGCGCTCTTAAGAATGCCAAGGCTCTTTTCAACGGCCTCGATATTGTTCGAATCACGGGCCAAATCGAACAGGGCAGTGGCGTACCGCCCTGCTAAGCTGGCCTGAATGCCGCCGGAAGTCTCCACGCGCCTTGTGTCCCCTAAGAACAAACGGAATAGCCCCACGCGAAACGGGGGGCGAATTTCGCGCCCCCTTATGGGTCGCGCGGCTGCTAGCATCGCTTGCCGGGGGATGCAAGATGCTCTGCCCGCTCTCGGGGCAATTCACGACCATGTGAGAAGACAAAATGATGCGCTGCGCACCGCTTTGAACGCAATTGGCGGGATGTATGGCACTGGTTACTGCCGTACAAAGCCTTGCATGAGCATGAACCGCAAAAAATACTTGGGCGCCCCCGTCCAAGATTTCGCTGCCGGAACGGGTGTCGATGCGGACACGGCATGGGCGGCGTTCGAACGGCGCGATCGCAGTTTCGACGGCTGCTTTGTCGGCGCGGTGCGGACGACGGGCATCTATTGCAAGCCCAGCTGTCCGGCGCGCCATCCCAAACGCGAACATGTCAGCTTCTATCCTGATGCCGCGGCCGCGCGCGCGGCGGGGTTCCGCGCCTGCTTGCGCTGCCGCCCCGACGAAGTCGGGCGCGAACGCATCGCCGTCGCGCGTGCGATCGAATTGCTCGGACAAGCTGATGCGGCGGTGTCGCTCGATCTGCTCGCCGAGAAGGTCGGCTATGCGCCGCATCATTTCCACCGGCTGTTCAAACGCGCGACCGGGATCACCCCTGCTGCCTATCAGCGCGCGCTGCGCGCGGGCCGGGCCACCGATGCGCTGGTAAAGGAGGACCGTGTGACCGATGCCATCTATGAAGCGGGCTATTCGGGGCCCAGCCGTTTCTATGCCGAGACGAGCGCGCGCCTCGGCATGACGCCCAGCGCCTGGAAGCGCGGCGGGGCGGGGGTGGTCATCCGATGGGTGCAGGCCGATACCAGCCTTGGCCCGCTGCTTGTCGCCGCAACCGACAAGGGGCTTTGCCGGGTCTCGTTCGACGAAGGGGAGGATGCACTATATGCCCGCTTTCCTGCCGCCAGCATCGAACCCGGCGGTGCCGCGCTCGCCGCGCTCGCGCAAAAGGTGGTGAGCGAGGTCGAACAGCCCGGCCGCCACCGTGATCTCCCGCTCGACGTTCAGGGCACCGCCTTTCAGGAGGCGGTGTGGCAGGCGCTCCGCGCGATCCCCGTCGGCGAAACGCGCACCTATACCGAACTGGCCACGATCGTCGGCAACCCGCGCGCCGTCCGCGCGGCGGGCACGGCCTGCGGTGCCAACCATCTCGCCGTCGTCATCCCCTGCCACCGCGCGCAGAGAAGCGATGGCAGCATGGGTGGATATGCTTATGGAATAGAACGGAAACTCGATTTGAGGAAAAGGGAGGGCGTGGACTGAAAGGCTCAGTCTGCCTTCGTCTCCACCTCCGCCGTTTCCTGTTCTTCGTCCTCGCCCTCAGGCGCGGGCTTGCCGTCGATCTTGGCCAGTATTTGCAGCGCGGCGGTGCGCGATCCGCTTTCATGCGGTGAATAGGCGAGCGGGGCGATCACGACGCGCGCTTCCTCATTCCTCTTTTCCTGCATCAGATGGTGCGCCAGCATGAACCGGATTTCCGAACTCTGCGGGGCCAGTTGCAGCGCGCGCCGCAGTCCGTCGAACGCAACCGGGGTGGGTTTCACGCCTTCGCGCAGGAAGGACCGATAATAGGCGGTCAGCACCAGCGGATCGTTCGGATTGGCGCGATTGGCGTTCACGATCATCGGTCGCACCTGCTTCCACTCGGCGGCCGTCGGGCTGGATTTCTGCTCCAGGCGCTCCATCGCTATCTCCGCCTTACGAAGCAATGCACGGGAATCATTCGGTTTATATGTCAGGTATGCGTTGTTCGCGGCGTCGGCCTCATCCAGTTTCTTCTCGGCGATCGCAATCGATGTCAGCGCGTCGTTCGCGGCTGGGTGGCCGGCATGGCGCTGCGCCAGCGCCCGGAACTCTGCGATCTGCGCCGCGCCGTCCTCGGTGTCGAGGCCATCGATGCGCTGGATACGGAAGGGTATCAGCGCGCCTTCCGCCTCGGACAGCGTTTCCACTTTCACCTGGGGCGGGCTCACCTGGAAATTTTTCAGTTCCAGGAAGCTGATCCGCCGCGCCTTCTTGTAGGCTTCCAGATCCTTGTCGAGCTTGTCCAGCGGACCAAAGGCCTCGATCGCTGCGTTTTCCGAGGAAAGCCCCCGGTTCATCGCGTTCAGATAATCGCTGAGCTGGCCTTGGCGGTCTTTCGCAAAGCTCAGATAATGTGTCAGCAGCCAGGATTGGCCATAATAGAGATCGATCGATGCGGCGTCCTTGCCCGTCATCCCGGCAAACAGCGCCTTGGTCGGCATCATCGACATGGTGCCGAGACCGTAGAATCGGTGTGTCGCGGGCCGCCCGATCGTCGCAGTGCCATCGGCCTTGGGCTCGGCGGTCGAAAAATACTCGGCAAACCCCTCAACATACCAGGCGGGGTAGGCGACCGGGAAATTCTGCATCATGAAGTGATGCGCATATTCGTGAAACAGGATCGTTTCCGCGTCGAGGTCCAGCTTGGACGAAACCGCCATCGCGCGCGGCGACACGATCATGGCCCCGCCGGGACGCGCTGAGTAGAAACCGGCAATGGACGATCGCTTGGCGTTCATCGCCTTGCGGACCGATGCAGTGTTCGCGACAAGAAACACGTTCAGGCGGGGAATGCCGTCATCGCGTGTCCGGATGCCAAGCACCTTGTGCAGCAATGCGTCGAAACGCTCCAGCCGCGCCGTGAAATCGGTCAGCGACTTCTCCGGGCCTTCGGAATAGACTTCGAAATGCTGCGATGTGGCCTTGCGCCATTCCGCTGATGCTGGCGTCGCAATCGTCAGCAATGCTGCGGCAGCAGCGCTCGCTCGGAAAAACTGCATTCTCTATCCCCCCCAGGCAATTGCCTTTTCATAGGATGTGGCGGG is part of the Sphingomonas sp. C3-2 genome and harbors:
- a CDS encoding DUF6265 family protein translates to MALKYGLILFSTPLLLAADAPALPDWLSGCWEARSDDRWTEECWMSPRGGIMLGASRSGVGDTADQWEAMQIHVETDAGAGNAQPLPSGHRRAG
- a CDS encoding ATP synthase F1 subunit epsilon, whose protein sequence is MAALHFELVTPERLIRSEDVHMVVVPGTEGEFGVLAGHAPFMSTIKDGALSIYKTENGAPETIRIEGGFAEVNEKGLTVLAEKAEAA
- the atpD gene encoding F0F1 ATP synthase subunit beta, which codes for MATESQTPTAATGRISQVIGAVVDVTFEGHLPAILSALETDNNGNRLVLEVAQHLGENTVRTIAMDSTEGLTRGQPVADTGAQISVPVGPATLGRIMNVVGEPIDERGPIGTTVTAPIHAKAPEFVEQSTESSILVTGIKVIDLLAPYAKGGKIGLFGGAGVGKTVLIQELINNIAKGHGGTSVFAGVGERTREGNDLYHEFLDAGVIAKDADGNAISEGSKVALVYGQMNEPPGARARVALSGLTIAEYFRDQEGQDVLFFVDNIFRFTQAGAEVSALLGRIPSAVGYQPTLATDMGALQERITSTNKGSITSVQAVYVPADDLTDPAPATSFAHLDATTVLNRAISELGIYPAVDPLDSTSRVLEPRIVGQEHYDTARAVQSLLQKYKSLQDIIAILGMDELSEEDKLTVQRARKIQRFLSQPFHVAEVFTGISGKFVQIEDTIKSFKAVVDGEYDHLPEAAFYMVGGIEEAVAKAQKLAAEAA
- a CDS encoding F0F1 ATP synthase subunit gamma → MASLKALKLRIGSVKSTQKITKAMKMVAAAKLRRAQEAALAGRPYAERLEKVMAGLAAKVTISASSPKLLAGTGSDQVHLIIVATSERGLAGAFNTNIVRAARKKAEELAAAGKTVKFYIAGKKGRAVIKRFHAKQIVHDHEMGYIKNVAFANAQALADDVIARYEAGEFDVAHLFYAKFVSALVQVPVGQQIIPVPMPEGVEADAAEAVVEYEPDEEAILADLLPRNVAVQVFRALLENAASEQGSRMNAMDNATRNAGDMINRLSIQYNRTRQAAITTELVEIISGAEAL
- the atpA gene encoding F0F1 ATP synthase subunit alpha; this encodes MDIRAAEISKVIKDQIANFGTEAQVSEIGTVLSVGDGIARIHGLDNVQAGEMVEFANGIQGMALNLEADNVGVVIFGSDAEIREGDTVKRTGTIVDVPVGKGLLGRVVDGLGNPIDGKGPIEYTERRRVEVKAPGIIPRKSVHEPVQTGLKAIDALVPVGRGQRELIIGDRQTGKTAVAIDTFINQKTINAGGDESKKLYCIYVAVGQKRSTVAQIVRQLEENGAMEYSIVVAATASEPAPLQYLAPYAGVTMGEFFRDNGMHAVIVYDDLSKQAVAYRQMSLLLRRPPGREAYPGDVFYLHSRLLERAAKMNDENGNGSLTALPIIETQAGDVSAYIPTNVISITDGQIFLETDLFFAGIRPAINVGLSVSRVGSAAQTKAMKKVSGSIKLELAQYREMAAFAQFGSDLDASTQKLLNRGARLTELLKQGQFSPMPFEEQTASIFAGTSGYLDNVPVDAVTRFEAAMLADLRANHADVLNTIRDTKDLGDEVKGKLKAALDQFVKTFA
- a CDS encoding F0F1 ATP synthase subunit delta — its product is METSGGIQASLAGRYATALFDLARDSNNIEAVEKSLGILKSALAESAELRQLTKSPLLSRTESGKAIEAVAKSLGLDQLTTKYLGVLASNRRLGEVSNTIRSFQALAANHRGETKAEVTSAHPLSAAQVDELKKQLKARVGRDVTVDLTVDPAILGGLVVKIGSQMIDSSIKTRLNSLAHAMKG
- the ada gene encoding bifunctional DNA-binding transcriptional regulator/O6-methylguanine-DNA methyltransferase Ada, yielding MNRKKYLGAPVQDFAAGTGVDADTAWAAFERRDRSFDGCFVGAVRTTGIYCKPSCPARHPKREHVSFYPDAAAARAAGFRACLRCRPDEVGRERIAVARAIELLGQADAAVSLDLLAEKVGYAPHHFHRLFKRATGITPAAYQRALRAGRATDALVKEDRVTDAIYEAGYSGPSRFYAETSARLGMTPSAWKRGGAGVVIRWVQADTSLGPLLVAATDKGLCRVSFDEGEDALYARFPAASIEPGGAALAALAQKVVSEVEQPGRHRDLPLDVQGTAFQEAVWQALRAIPVGETRTYTELATIVGNPRAVRAAGTACGANHLAVVIPCHRAQRSDGSMGGYAYGIERKLDLRKREGVD